One Vibrio gallaecicus genomic region harbors:
- a CDS encoding Arm DNA-binding domain-containing protein, which yields MGSVNERGGMLFLDFRFKGSRCREYTKLQDTKVNRSRTSKLLQKIEAEIILDTFDYGKYFPNSKLREKFDSLDERKRKSKAYFNAPDSPRFEEFARIWLTEMKIEWSKGHYEDVEGVLNKYLLPTFGNKKISAINKGQILQFRTILAKVPGRKSSFLSPSRINHIMTPLRMLLNEAAARYDFTSPWKNIKALKVGRTEVDPFNFGEVDKIINSVPEHYKAYYTTRFFTGLRTGEIDGLMWDSVNLDDKTLTVNQSLNRGEISTLKTEGSYRVISLTDRVVHALKEHQRKSYLKDEFVFTNEKRNPINYQVHSRTVWYPALEKAKLRARNPYQTRHTFATLLLASGESPEWIANQMGHTTTTMLFRVYSRYVPNLTRQDGSAFATFLNNGGQL from the coding sequence ATGGGAAGTGTGAATGAGCGAGGTGGTATGTTATTTCTGGATTTTAGATTCAAAGGAAGTCGTTGTCGTGAATATACTAAGCTCCAAGATACTAAAGTAAATAGAAGTCGAACATCGAAACTATTACAAAAAATTGAGGCTGAAATCATTCTTGATACTTTTGATTACGGTAAATATTTTCCGAACAGTAAACTTCGCGAAAAATTTGATTCATTAGATGAACGAAAACGGAAATCTAAAGCCTATTTTAACGCACCAGACTCACCTAGGTTCGAAGAGTTCGCTCGAATTTGGTTAACTGAAATGAAGATAGAGTGGAGTAAAGGCCATTATGAAGACGTAGAAGGCGTTCTGAATAAGTATTTGCTCCCTACATTCGGGAATAAGAAGATCAGCGCCATCAATAAGGGACAAATCCTACAATTTCGTACCATCCTCGCCAAAGTACCGGGACGAAAAAGTAGCTTTCTAAGCCCATCACGTATCAACCACATAATGACACCCCTAAGGATGCTGCTTAATGAAGCCGCCGCTCGTTACGACTTTACCTCACCATGGAAGAATATTAAAGCCTTAAAAGTGGGGCGCACTGAAGTCGATCCTTTTAACTTCGGTGAAGTTGATAAGATCATTAATAGCGTCCCAGAGCACTATAAAGCTTATTATACCACTCGTTTTTTTACAGGGTTAAGAACAGGTGAAATTGACGGTTTAATGTGGGACTCAGTGAACTTGGATGACAAGACATTGACTGTCAATCAAAGCTTAAATCGCGGTGAGATCTCAACGTTAAAAACGGAGGGATCTTATCGTGTAATTTCTCTGACTGATAGAGTCGTTCATGCTCTGAAGGAGCATCAGAGAAAATCTTACCTGAAAGATGAATTTGTGTTTACCAATGAAAAACGTAATCCAATAAATTATCAAGTTCATTCACGAACGGTTTGGTACCCAGCTTTAGAAAAAGCCAAATTAAGAGCTCGTAACCCTTACCAGACTCGACATACCTTTGCCACATTATTACTGGCATCTGGTGAGTCTCCGGAGTGGATCGCTAATCAAATGGGTCATACAACCACAACGATGTTATTTCGTGTTTATTCGCGTTATGTGCCGAATCTAACAAGGCAAGACGGCAGTGCATTTGCGACATTTTTGAATAATGGAGGTCAATTATGA
- a CDS encoding YlcI/YnfO family protein, which produces MRKIIVVLNANTNRKSTKKNIRFEHELVDEIERVKLKNVSFSSWVKQACREKVASETIDGDVCAQGESYSQLNVRPRASNKSETINNMSTLELIKYWDEKGLYHQQIAEKLNELGRETPNNKTWNRALVRLTLHD; this is translated from the coding sequence ATGCGGAAAATTATTGTTGTCTTAAATGCGAACACAAATCGGAAGTCGACCAAGAAAAACATCCGGTTTGAACACGAACTTGTGGATGAAATCGAGAGGGTAAAGCTAAAAAATGTAAGTTTTTCAAGTTGGGTAAAACAAGCATGTCGCGAGAAAGTAGCCAGTGAGACTATCGATGGTGATGTGTGCGCACAGGGTGAAAGTTATTCACAATTAAATGTGCGCCCACGAGCAAGTAACAAGTCAGAAACCATTAATAATATGAGTACGCTCGAACTGATTAAGTACTGGGATGAGAAGGGTTTATATCATCAACAAATTGCTGAAAAGTTGAATGAACTCGGACGAGAGACCCCAAATAATAAAACATGGAATAGGGCGCTAGTGAGGCTGACACTTCATGATTAG
- a CDS encoding apolipoprotein A-IV repeat region-like domain-containing protein: MTELLASFIASFSAETISNAFIYMILTLLVISIALAIWGKAARFTASTTNILTSLGILGTFAGIVVGLMDFDPQNIDGSIESLLGGLKTAFLTSLAGMAGSIFYKAALGLIPQKELEESKSVGPEEIFSVMSQQLQASTEQLNASNELLSAIKGDEDSSLTSQIKNLRTDINDGQRTLNGQFKQTTERNAEFQSTLWKKMDEFGELLSKSATEQVINALKEVIVDFNEKLTEQFGENFKRLDESVKKLVDWQENYRHQLEDMATKYQLGVDAISSTEKSVAHINERAEAIPVTMEKLHQVMELGHGQVTELEHRLEAFKDLRDKAVEAMPQIREQMDTTMNVIGDSVKAASTHYESMLHESQTLIDNFGSTANQSVDAMRTNLEEGATKLAQELTTSAEKISTQLADASEDFTQATEEGVEDIKVSFEAGVKKIAEDLDTTTKEISTTLSASSQQFTTTTEESMNTMRTNLETGAQDISTQLRESAQDIGGKLAEASSDIQEQVGTATGGLSNVTNHLTDTTEQIRQHLEDSITELNGQLRVLVADIKDDSKETGRVLKEANQDLISSTKELQIETTSAISKLHDRLETTLEDVFQVQAQAVRRTFDSLEDQITESVGKTGSAVEKQVEVLDLQMQQELNRTISEMGEALATVTQQFTRDYKDLVREMNNVVSSRVA, encoded by the coding sequence ATGACTGAATTACTAGCTTCATTTATTGCATCGTTTTCAGCAGAAACCATATCTAATGCATTTATATACATGATTCTAACCTTGTTAGTTATCTCAATTGCTTTAGCGATTTGGGGGAAAGCGGCACGATTTACGGCAAGTACAACTAATATTCTTACCTCTCTAGGTATCCTCGGAACATTTGCAGGGATTGTAGTTGGTCTAATGGACTTCGATCCACAAAACATTGATGGCAGTATCGAATCACTGCTTGGTGGTCTAAAAACGGCGTTCTTGACAAGTTTAGCGGGTATGGCTGGCTCTATTTTTTACAAAGCTGCATTAGGTTTGATCCCTCAAAAAGAACTAGAAGAATCAAAATCAGTGGGGCCAGAAGAAATATTCTCTGTTATGTCTCAACAGCTGCAAGCATCGACTGAACAGCTGAACGCTTCAAACGAGTTGCTATCAGCGATCAAAGGCGATGAAGACTCATCATTGACCTCCCAAATTAAGAACCTCAGAACTGACATTAACGATGGTCAAAGAACATTAAATGGTCAGTTTAAGCAAACAACAGAGCGCAATGCTGAATTCCAGAGCACACTATGGAAGAAAATGGATGAGTTCGGTGAACTTCTGTCTAAGTCAGCAACAGAGCAAGTAATCAATGCGCTAAAAGAAGTAATTGTCGATTTCAACGAGAAGTTGACGGAGCAATTTGGTGAGAACTTTAAGCGTTTGGATGAATCAGTTAAGAAATTAGTCGATTGGCAAGAGAACTACCGTCATCAGCTTGAAGATATGGCGACTAAGTACCAGCTGGGAGTTGATGCTATTTCATCTACTGAGAAATCTGTTGCTCACATAAATGAGCGAGCGGAGGCAATCCCAGTAACAATGGAAAAACTGCATCAAGTAATGGAACTTGGTCATGGTCAAGTGACTGAACTTGAACATCGTTTGGAAGCGTTCAAGGATCTACGTGATAAAGCAGTTGAAGCTATGCCACAAATCCGTGAGCAAATGGATACAACAATGAATGTTATTGGTGATTCAGTTAAAGCGGCTTCTACACATTATGAATCAATGCTTCATGAATCACAGACACTCATCGACAATTTTGGTTCTACCGCAAACCAAAGTGTTGATGCTATGCGTACTAACTTGGAAGAGGGCGCAACCAAACTAGCTCAGGAACTTACAACAAGTGCAGAGAAAATTAGTACCCAGTTAGCAGATGCTAGCGAAGACTTTACACAGGCAACTGAAGAAGGCGTTGAAGACATTAAAGTCAGCTTTGAAGCTGGCGTGAAGAAAATTGCTGAAGACTTAGATACAACAACGAAAGAAATCTCAACAACATTGAGTGCTTCATCTCAGCAATTTACAACAACGACTGAAGAAAGCATGAACACAATGAGAACTAATCTAGAGACGGGTGCTCAGGATATCTCTACACAGTTAAGAGAAAGCGCCCAAGACATTGGCGGCAAACTTGCAGAAGCTTCATCTGATATTCAGGAGCAAGTAGGTACGGCAACAGGTGGCTTAAGCAATGTAACGAATCACTTAACTGATACAACAGAACAGATCCGCCAACACCTTGAAGACTCGATAACAGAATTGAATGGTCAGTTGCGTGTGTTAGTTGCTGACATCAAAGATGATTCAAAAGAAACTGGACGCGTGCTTAAAGAAGCTAATCAAGATCTTATTTCAAGTACCAAAGAGCTTCAAATTGAGACAACCTCAGCTATCTCCAAACTGCATGACCGTTTGGAAACCACATTAGAAGATGTTTTCCAAGTTCAAGCACAAGCGGTAAGACGCACATTCGATAGTTTAGAAGATCAAATCACAGAATCAGTGGGTAAGACCGGCAGCGCGGTAGAGAAGCAGGTTGAAGTTCTTGATTTACAAATGCAACAAGAACTGAACCGTACAATAAGTGAAATGGGTGAAGCTCTAGCGACCGTTACTCAACAGTTCACTCGCGATTACAAAGATCTTGTACGAGAAATGAATAACGTCGTTAGCAGCCGAGTAGCGTAA
- a CDS encoding OmpA family protein yields the protein MEKLFGSSKRPSDSGEHWMSVSDLMAGLMMVFLFISVALMRDAMVERDKIKEVAETYQQTQEAIYVALFKEFEVDLKKWGAEIDRDTLSVNFTAPDVLFANGKANLTGNFQTILDDFFPRYLKVLDSYKPIIQEIKIEGHTSSKWNHDSTDYEAYFNNMRLSQSRTRAVLGYVMLLPNVAEQHYSWVKANVAAVGYSSSKLATNEEGLEDEDRSRRVSFRVITNAEEQIRKILGAS from the coding sequence ATGGAAAAGCTATTTGGTTCTTCAAAACGCCCTAGTGATAGCGGTGAACATTGGATGTCAGTTTCAGATTTGATGGCTGGCTTAATGATGGTCTTTCTTTTCATCTCTGTTGCGCTTATGCGAGACGCGATGGTTGAGCGCGATAAGATTAAAGAGGTCGCAGAGACTTATCAGCAAACACAAGAAGCTATCTATGTTGCTCTTTTTAAAGAGTTCGAGGTTGATTTAAAAAAGTGGGGGGCTGAAATTGACCGCGATACATTGAGCGTCAACTTCACAGCTCCTGACGTTTTGTTTGCTAATGGTAAAGCGAACCTTACAGGCAACTTTCAGACGATCTTAGATGATTTCTTTCCACGCTATTTGAAAGTGTTAGACAGCTACAAACCAATTATTCAAGAAATAAAAATTGAAGGGCATACCTCAAGTAAGTGGAATCATGATTCAACGGACTATGAAGCTTATTTCAATAATATGCGCTTGTCTCAATCGCGAACCCGAGCAGTTTTAGGTTATGTAATGTTGCTACCTAATGTCGCTGAACAGCATTATAGCTGGGTAAAAGCTAACGTGGCAGCAGTAGGTTATTCATCTTCTAAATTAGCAACGAATGAAGAAGGTCTTGAAGACGAAGATCGTTCTAGACGTGTGTCTTTCCGTGTCATCACTAATGCTGAAGAACAGATACGTAAGATTTTGGGTGCTTCATGA
- a CDS encoding HNH endonuclease — protein MKLSINFGSLKNAINLMEPDQKGDFKLELQETQIEKLDIELAEGKDVELKDVDVDSGLLSYKGRNVSLYIKANGSSARFHVADCKTLQSMRANGRFERYVVTNDTSGEFIVASGYSETKAKLKVCQNCLRQLNYKGCNTGTPISSIVQQFDMAEFFATYSSFFPHLPSRKAETAETGYTEDWAKVSSHYRVEKDFECEQCNVNLRSNRSLLHVHHISGVKSNNRASNLKALCIDCHSKQPMHSHMALSHSERQLINQLRQAQGLLGDLSGWQEIFDYSDPGLHGVLHACKQFGTTLPEVAFYIADSFGDITAKVELAWPKHKFGIAISSNDIEDANSEGWHVVTANEFLADYRSQAGNLRW, from the coding sequence ATGAAGTTAAGTATTAACTTTGGTAGTTTGAAAAATGCGATTAACTTGATGGAGCCTGATCAAAAAGGTGATTTCAAGCTTGAGCTGCAAGAGACTCAAATAGAAAAGCTCGATATAGAGCTTGCTGAAGGTAAAGACGTTGAACTAAAAGACGTTGATGTCGATTCAGGTCTATTGAGTTACAAAGGTCGAAATGTTTCTCTCTATATTAAAGCAAACGGTAGCAGTGCTCGTTTCCACGTGGCTGACTGTAAAACGTTACAGAGTATGAGAGCGAATGGTCGCTTTGAACGCTATGTCGTCACCAATGATACATCAGGTGAGTTTATAGTAGCTTCTGGCTATAGTGAAACAAAGGCTAAGCTTAAAGTTTGTCAGAACTGTTTAAGACAGTTGAATTACAAAGGGTGCAATACAGGCACTCCGATAAGTTCAATTGTTCAACAATTTGACATGGCTGAATTCTTCGCAACATATAGTTCGTTTTTTCCTCACCTTCCATCCAGAAAAGCAGAAACAGCCGAAACAGGTTACACAGAAGATTGGGCTAAAGTTTCGTCTCATTATAGAGTCGAGAAAGATTTTGAATGCGAGCAGTGTAATGTCAATTTGCGTTCAAATAGAAGCTTACTTCATGTACACCATATAAGTGGTGTGAAATCTAATAACAGAGCCAGTAACTTGAAAGCGTTATGTATAGATTGCCATAGCAAGCAGCCTATGCATTCACATATGGCACTGAGTCACTCGGAAAGGCAGTTAATTAATCAACTGCGCCAAGCGCAAGGCTTGTTAGGTGATTTAAGTGGTTGGCAAGAGATATTCGATTACTCAGATCCGGGTCTACATGGTGTTTTGCATGCCTGCAAACAATTTGGCACGACTCTTCCAGAAGTTGCCTTTTATATTGCTGATTCATTCGGTGACATAACTGCGAAGGTTGAACTTGCTTGGCCTAAACATAAGTTTGGTATTGCTATTTCATCCAATGATATTGAAGACGCTAATAGTGAAGGTTGGCATGTGGTCACGGCCAATGAGTTTTTAGCAGACTATCGCTCTCAAGCGGGGAATTTACGTTGGTAG
- a CDS encoding chemotaxis protein has protein sequence MLQFILNLFSEPVTAVIIGSTIVCFIFFLYREWKTNSDEKIRLSALASLTERFGDGQLPIGKLTKDELVWVTDHLVYDAKGELLLVESKQGKWLSKSPVTQMLPSFDASRYKLVPALLTSLGITGTFLGITLGLSEFSMTGESQALLKSAALLLEGMKTAFYTSLVGLSLSAVFMAVMKASSSTIAKKQSDFIAAIASQYLEASPIMYLKNISNENQQEVIDAQLNSAFVMEKLGGSMDSVVTQLSALGQSFNGEIIANTISAAVTESIEKQMSPVLEGIKNELSLLKDIKEQNQKELMELMIGEMKTQLIEPVVAELEKTASAVEKNNEVSELLNRNVEQVMTRTAETVETIDKFQQETMVKLQGFAESLKEILSSFKDDTQGAMGAIANEVQQMLNSATEGMDKQRVAFEHSSETAASAFEGIKDSMDKALSERQSAEQALFNNVESRIASLLKESQDIFDNQTKVLETVGEEASGLMSSAKDELISGLGDIDKKVISMSQTVQTELEAFREQYQQNLTSYFTQQNTLLEDSLGKQRDGLNGVVDNFRQVFESEYQTRHNLLQELTAQHSELQKSAKTIEQVAKAIGLNEASKMAELQDAARTMGREIGQLKLEYSKAAATFNDVTENLPKAMDEYFTRANQSFESFFGDFDTAASSIHNKLSQAAGYLINSQVQRREFEADERAVAKAEV, from the coding sequence ATGCTTCAATTTATTTTGAATTTATTCAGCGAACCTGTGACTGCAGTGATCATTGGTTCAACTATAGTGTGCTTTATTTTCTTTCTATACAGGGAATGGAAGACCAACTCTGATGAAAAAATCAGGTTATCTGCTCTAGCATCACTTACCGAGAGGTTCGGTGATGGTCAACTACCAATCGGTAAGCTGACTAAAGACGAATTAGTTTGGGTTACAGACCATTTGGTGTATGACGCTAAAGGTGAGTTACTTTTAGTCGAGTCTAAACAAGGCAAGTGGTTATCTAAATCTCCAGTCACACAGATGTTGCCAAGTTTTGATGCCAGTCGATACAAATTGGTACCAGCTCTATTAACGAGCTTAGGTATCACAGGCACATTTTTAGGTATCACTCTGGGTCTAAGTGAGTTCTCCATGACTGGTGAATCTCAAGCGCTTTTGAAATCAGCCGCGCTATTATTAGAAGGCATGAAAACAGCCTTTTATACCTCGTTAGTTGGCTTATCATTATCTGCTGTGTTTATGGCTGTTATGAAGGCGTCTTCGAGTACGATTGCTAAAAAACAGAGTGATTTTATTGCTGCTATCGCTAGTCAATATCTAGAAGCTAGCCCAATCATGTATTTGAAAAACATCTCCAACGAAAACCAACAAGAAGTGATTGATGCTCAACTAAACTCTGCGTTTGTAATGGAGAAGCTGGGTGGGAGCATGGACTCAGTTGTTACTCAATTGTCTGCTTTAGGGCAATCATTTAATGGTGAAATCATAGCGAATACGATTTCAGCAGCAGTGACAGAGTCAATCGAAAAACAAATGTCACCTGTTTTAGAAGGTATCAAAAATGAACTTTCACTTCTTAAAGATATAAAAGAGCAAAATCAGAAAGAGCTGATGGAGCTTATGATCGGTGAGATGAAAACCCAGCTGATTGAACCTGTTGTAGCAGAACTAGAGAAAACGGCGAGCGCAGTAGAGAAAAATAACGAAGTATCGGAGCTACTCAACCGCAACGTTGAACAAGTAATGACGCGTACTGCTGAAACAGTAGAAACAATCGATAAATTCCAACAAGAAACCATGGTTAAACTCCAAGGTTTTGCTGAGTCGCTTAAAGAGATCTTAAGTAGCTTTAAAGACGACACCCAAGGCGCCATGGGAGCAATTGCTAACGAAGTTCAGCAAATGCTAAATAGTGCAACAGAGGGGATGGATAAACAGCGTGTTGCTTTTGAACATAGCTCAGAAACTGCAGCTTCCGCTTTCGAAGGCATTAAAGATTCAATGGATAAAGCGCTATCAGAACGACAAAGTGCAGAGCAAGCTCTATTCAATAATGTTGAAAGTCGAATTGCTTCTTTGTTGAAAGAGTCGCAAGACATTTTTGATAACCAAACCAAAGTGTTGGAAACGGTAGGTGAAGAGGCGAGCGGTCTGATGTCATCTGCAAAAGATGAGTTGATTTCAGGGCTTGGTGATATTGATAAGAAAGTTATCTCAATGTCACAAACAGTACAAACTGAGCTAGAAGCATTCCGTGAGCAGTATCAGCAAAACTTAACCAGTTACTTCACCCAGCAAAACACATTACTAGAAGATAGTCTTGGCAAGCAACGTGATGGTCTAAATGGTGTGGTTGATAATTTCCGTCAAGTCTTTGAAAGTGAGTATCAGACTCGTCACAACCTACTGCAAGAACTAACGGCTCAACACTCTGAACTACAAAAGTCAGCGAAAACGATCGAGCAAGTAGCTAAAGCGATCGGCCTAAATGAAGCTTCGAAAATGGCTGAGCTGCAAGATGCAGCGCGTACTATGGGCCGAGAGATTGGACAGCTTAAATTAGAATATTCAAAAGCTGCTGCTACGTTTAATGACGTTACCGAAAATCTACCTAAAGCGATGGATGAATATTTCACAAGAGCGAACCAAAGCTTTGAAAGCTTCTTCGGTGATTTTGATACAGCAGCAAGTTCTATTCATAACAAGTTATCGCAAGCTGCAGGTTACTTGATTAACTCTCAAGTACAGCGTCGAGAGTTTGAAGCAGACGAGCGAGCTGTTGCTAAGGCGGAAGTGTAA
- a CDS encoding OmpA/MotB family protein: MRGLRTSPRTADAEESGVWLSIGDLMSVLLMIFALLLISALVQISEVHENSQTTRIVIIKGINDKLEAAGIGVQANSETGDISILDSILFDRNEYRLKPSGKAFLDQFVPIYSDVIFQSKQTSDEVSRIVIEGHSSSEGSFDRNMELSVLRANSVAKYINSMDFAHKLPFFDKAMISGRGPIEANQEATDPADRKVKFRFQFKDDEFLGYFSEVKSVD, encoded by the coding sequence ATGCGTGGGTTGAGAACAAGCCCGCGAACAGCCGACGCTGAAGAGTCTGGGGTTTGGTTATCAATTGGCGATTTGATGTCCGTACTCTTGATGATCTTTGCATTGCTATTGATTAGTGCCTTAGTTCAGATCTCGGAAGTTCATGAAAATAGCCAAACTACCAGGATCGTTATTATTAAAGGCATAAATGATAAGTTAGAGGCTGCGGGTATTGGCGTTCAGGCCAACTCAGAGACTGGTGATATTTCTATTTTGGATTCAATTCTATTTGATAGAAACGAGTACCGCTTGAAACCGTCTGGTAAAGCGTTTCTCGATCAATTTGTCCCTATTTATTCCGACGTGATATTCCAATCTAAACAAACGTCTGACGAAGTAAGCCGTATCGTGATTGAGGGACATTCAAGTTCAGAAGGCTCATTTGACCGCAATATGGAACTTAGTGTCTTAAGAGCAAATAGTGTAGCGAAGTACATAAACAGCATGGATTTTGCGCACAAGTTGCCGTTTTTTGACAAAGCAATGATCTCAGGCCGTGGGCCAATAGAGGCGAACCAAGAAGCGACAGATCCGGCAGACCGTAAAGTGAAATTCAGATTCCAATTTAAAGACGATGAGTTCTTAGGTTATTTCTCTGAGGTGAAATCAGTTGACTAA
- a CDS encoding EH signature domain-containing protein yields the protein MTNKGFTFNQPVVPGANSLDRMSFDDFYNMGDLEGNLPSFPPKTIRQIIQLVDQGKSEQISILEWLDAVDNQSQWNDLEASEVNDACRAIWYAMCTNVALGGIAFFKVALALDGKPTSIIPDLIKSMDIVQGVSELADLERKKIDWLQAIRGQGYQSMSQYCFDNNRTPKSYVKYLRLPKANSYERHLSTELVKIAPKPLTRVADLWLKECFRSLKTTNDKLAFCDTAIGYFKDYDYGKHVEDILEEKCLPTGDDSFWYSLSEQSKSILKKKFNISSYYELKSISRLLTSEHGKEHLDFEEHEARQIHSRTMFWSNYSARFNRIRALLPAQTLQYLMSQGYSPSGQIEALSDKSNYQCEVLIFELDKIIAVEFLRGDLSETRFFKNTEWNAKRLFESSDLTIEAIREMSQLDVHDHLTSWQYFCEKLLRTKFKLLPDSDIPHFKGLPPAVNSYSETRGLPKPEQSYLDERARKLERWVEHFWETEFKTSKYGEQSGLRQKSNIYLSKAQVAKQLGNDEDHELYIMKAANQGNAEAMWQLGQKLMLGSESTPKKRQYGEKWIAKAASEGHEVALETARRFNIVPSDLAARLLSAVDTHIPANQEAAMAKEEGLQHWSDVRVLDKVNYFFTRTQNVINAANIMILLNELERRNTTSADKMLKPLLPKAKALLDELKIPN from the coding sequence TTGACTAATAAAGGTTTTACTTTTAATCAGCCTGTCGTCCCTGGCGCAAATAGCCTCGACAGAATGTCATTTGATGATTTCTACAACATGGGTGATCTAGAGGGCAACTTACCGAGCTTCCCTCCCAAAACGATTAGACAGATCATCCAACTCGTTGACCAAGGAAAAAGCGAGCAAATTTCAATCTTGGAATGGCTAGATGCAGTAGATAACCAGAGCCAATGGAATGATCTCGAAGCGAGTGAGGTTAACGATGCTTGCCGTGCTATTTGGTATGCAATGTGTACTAATGTCGCATTGGGAGGCATTGCGTTCTTTAAAGTAGCGCTAGCACTTGACGGTAAGCCAACGTCTATTATTCCTGATTTGATTAAAAGTATGGATATTGTTCAAGGCGTATCTGAACTTGCAGACTTAGAACGGAAAAAGATCGATTGGCTTCAAGCGATAAGAGGCCAAGGCTACCAATCAATGAGTCAATATTGCTTTGACAACAATAGAACGCCGAAGAGTTACGTAAAATATTTGCGTCTACCAAAAGCCAATTCGTACGAACGTCATTTATCAACTGAATTAGTTAAAATCGCGCCTAAACCACTTACTAGAGTAGCGGACTTATGGCTAAAAGAATGTTTTCGTAGCCTAAAAACGACTAATGATAAGTTGGCTTTTTGCGATACAGCTATCGGCTACTTCAAAGACTATGATTACGGTAAACACGTAGAAGACATTCTCGAAGAAAAATGCTTACCAACGGGCGATGATTCTTTCTGGTACTCCTTGTCTGAGCAAAGTAAAAGCATACTCAAAAAGAAATTCAATATTTCAAGTTATTACGAACTTAAGAGTATATCTAGATTATTAACTTCAGAGCATGGCAAAGAGCATCTTGATTTCGAAGAGCACGAGGCAAGGCAGATTCACAGCCGAACCATGTTTTGGTCTAACTATAGCGCTCGATTTAATCGCATAAGAGCACTATTACCTGCGCAAACTCTGCAATACTTGATGAGCCAAGGGTATTCACCTTCTGGTCAAATCGAGGCGTTGTCTGATAAATCTAATTATCAATGTGAAGTGCTGATTTTTGAGTTAGACAAAATTATCGCAGTCGAGTTTTTGAGAGGAGATCTGAGCGAAACTCGCTTTTTCAAAAATACAGAATGGAACGCTAAGCGTCTGTTTGAATCGTCTGACCTGACCATTGAAGCCATACGAGAAATGTCGCAGCTCGATGTTCATGACCATCTGACATCTTGGCAGTACTTCTGTGAAAAACTTTTGCGAACCAAATTTAAGCTGTTACCAGATTCCGATATTCCTCATTTCAAAGGCTTACCTCCTGCTGTCAATAGTTACAGTGAAACTCGTGGTTTGCCAAAGCCTGAACAAAGCTATCTTGATGAAAGGGCTAGGAAATTAGAGCGTTGGGTAGAACATTTTTGGGAAACTGAATTTAAGACATCTAAATATGGCGAGCAGTCAGGTTTACGTCAAAAAAGTAATATTTACTTATCCAAAGCTCAAGTGGCGAAGCAGCTCGGAAATGATGAAGATCATGAGCTGTATATTATGAAGGCAGCGAACCAAGGCAATGCAGAAGCTATGTGGCAATTGGGTCAAAAATTGATGCTTGGTTCTGAATCAACACCCAAAAAAAGACAATATGGTGAGAAGTGGATTGCTAAGGCGGCTTCTGAAGGACACGAAGTTGCGCTTGAAACAGCTAGAAGGTTCAACATTGTCCCTAGTGATTTAGCGGCGAGGCTTCTGTCAGCAGTAGATACACATATACCTGCGAATCAAGAAGCTGCAATGGCAAAAGAAGAGGGACTTCAGCATTGGAGCGATGTAAGAGTATTAGATAAGGTAAATTACTTCTTCACCCGAACTCAAAATGTAATTAACGCAGCGAACATTATGATCTTACTTAATGAGTTAGAGCGTCGTAACACCACCAGTGCTGATAAAATGCTTAAACCACTGCTACCAAAAGCCAAAGCTTTGCTAGATGAATTGAAAATACCAAACTAG